A DNA window from Ranitomeya imitator isolate aRanImi1 chromosome 2, aRanImi1.pri, whole genome shotgun sequence contains the following coding sequences:
- the TMEM203 gene encoding transmembrane protein 203: MLFSLRELVQWLGFAQFEIFIHISSLLIFTILLAMKVDKLLDLGWWNVFIPFFAADGLSTYFTAIVTVRLFQDGEKRQAVLRLFWILTILSLKFVFEMLLCQKLVEQTKGLWFGLIMSPVFILLQLLMIRACRVN; this comes from the coding sequence ATGCTGTTCTCACTGCGGGAGCTGGTCCAGTGGTTGGGATTCGCCCAGTTTGAAATCTTCATCCACATTTCTTCGCTTCTGATCTTCACCATCCTCTTGGCCATGAAGGTTGACAAACTATTGGACCTGGGCTGGTGGAACGTCTTCATCCCGTTCTTTGCAGCGGATGGACTGAGCACCTACTTCACGGCCATCGTCACGGTGCGTCTGTTCCAGGACGGGGAGAAGCGTCAGGCCGTGCTGCGTCTCTTCTGGATCCTCACCATCCTCAGCCTAAAGTTTGTGTTTGAGATGCTGCTGTGCCAGAAGCTGGTGGAACAGACCAAGGGGCTGTGGTTCGGACTTATTATGTCTCCAGTCTTCATCCTGCTGCAGCTGCTGATGATCAGAGCCTGCAGAGTGAATTAG